In the Hordeum vulgare subsp. vulgare chromosome 7H, MorexV3_pseudomolecules_assembly, whole genome shotgun sequence genome, one interval contains:
- the LOC123411047 gene encoding uncharacterized protein LOC123411047, translating to MKPHNLDVSLSETGDDWGLDLDPEVLQEVCYKAKMEFAKRKEKERSEMQEGTSKQRRYSDQDVKTPAQTTTTTTRTTTVGIASSSRTPGAAGHERRVVRVPAQLRSPYIDLQNTDPLYCSKEVCDIYDVVCQHSTQTTRSKGKLTDNRQPIINYDEFFISRNELANSMAPEKKMDNLVAEIAIISLMGPEIRPKKRIMPLQIATYFQNNCFIRSDIDKHFENNTQRLNRCESILDKGNPKDTGHYWVLVLNIREKHFEVLDSTRTMKDKAFLATALKIIDGIKAN from the exons ATGAAGCCACACAACCTAGATGTTTCTCTGTCAGAAACTGGAGATGATTGGGGGCTGGACCTGGACCCCGAAGTGTTGCAGGAAGTGTGTTATAAGGCAAAAATGGAGTttgcaaagagaaaagaaaaggaaaggtcgGAGATGCAGGAGGGGACTTCAAAGCAAAGGCGATACAGTGATCAAGATGTGAAAACCCCAgctcaaacaacaacaacaacaacaagaacaacaacagtaggTATTGCTAGCTCATCACGGACACCAGGAGCTGCTGGACATGAAAGGAGAGTTGTAAGGGTGCCAGCGCAACTGAGGTCACCATACATCGACCTTCAAAACACAGATCCATTGTACTGTTCAAAGGAAGTATGCGACATATACGATGTTGTGTGTCAGCACTCCACACAAacaaccaggagcaaggggaAACTAACTGACAACAG ACAACCAATTATAAACTATGATGAGTTCTTCATCAGCCGCAATGAACTTGCGAACTCCATGGCGCCTGAAAAGAAGATGGACAACCTAGTGGCTGAGATTGCAATCATTTCTTTGATGGGACCAGAAATAAGGCCAAAGAAGAGAATAATGCCACTACAAATAGCT ACATACTTCCAGAACAACTGTTTCATCAGGAGTGACATCGACAAACATTTTGAAAACAACACACAGAGGCTAAACCGATGTGAATCA ATTCTTGATAAGGGGAATCCAAAAGACACGGGCCACTACTGGGTGTTGGTGTTGAACATTAGGGAGAAGCATTTCGAAGTGCTAGATTCAACAAGGACAATGAAAGACAAGGCGTTCCTGGCAACAGCATTGAAGATCATTGATGGGATTAAAGCAAATTAG
- the LOC123411049 gene encoding uncharacterized protein LOC123411049, which produces MFHVKKLDFTFVSLFALHMNYVIRIEQIPYICVSNPYFMHESLLVVCKEHREYASNYIANLMVGNKDNETIQVPYHPIDGRAVLIILYPRVYSRYLLGLIEEHEEKGLHPHQVLDSAIFTYIVRGGEMSHRMTRNRAPCFVYKTDFYSIQQPSGTISDRFYVLHHMREFRRDQQNLRMSPRSGDAHILQWAKNLGDIPVQRLRAKFYHIQRELSQIIMKEVLKKTRMFYEEGQMSREDVRTRVAAQRLDKKPFTTLGDYLPDLHGWHDMFE; this is translated from the exons atgtttcacgtgaaaaagctGGATTTTACGTTTGTCAGCCTTTTTGCCTTGCACATGAACTACGTCATCAGGATTGAGCAGATACCTTATATCTGTGTCTCTAACCCGTACTTCATGCACGAGAGCTTGTTGGTAGtctgcaaagagcaccgtgaaTACGCGAGTAACTACATCGCCAATTTAATGGTCGGCAATAAGGACAACGAGACGATTCAGgtgccttatcatcccat CGACGGGCGTgccgtcctcatcatcctttaccCCCGAGTCTACTCACGCTATTTACTTGGACTCatcgaagaacatgaagaaaaaggattacacccaCATCAAGTTCTCGATAGTGCTATCTTTACGTACATCGTACGGGGTGGAGAGATGTCGCACAGGATGACAAGGAACCGCGCGCCCTGCTTTGTCTATAAGACTGACTTCTACAGCATCCAGCAACCGAGTGGTACTATCAGTGATCGATTCTATGTCCTCCACCACATGCGGGAGTTCAGACGGGATCAGCAGAACCTTCGCATGTCACCTAGATCCGGCGATGCCCATATTCTGCAATGGGCAAAGAACCTAGGAGATATCCCGGTTCAACGACTCCGAGCTAAGTTCTATCACATCCAGCGTGAACTTTCCCAAATCATCATGAAGGAGGTCCTCAAAAAAACAAGGATGTTCTACGAAGAAGGGCAAATGTCGCGGGAAGACGTCCGAACACGCGTAGCCGCTCAACGTCTCGACAAGAAGCCTTTCACTACGCTCGGGGACTATCTCCCTGACTTGCATGGATGGCACGACATGTTCGAGTGA